The window ACACCTCAACCGGCTGTACGAGAAATACCGCGCGTCGGGCTTCGTGCTGATCGGCGTGAACGTCGACGACGACGTGCGCAAGGCGGCCGACGTGGCCGCCAAGCTGGGCGTGAGCTTCCCGGTGCTGCTGGACACCGACAAGAAGGTGAGCCGCCAGTACGACCTGAGCACCATGCCGTCGACGATCCTGATCGATCGCGACGGGCGCGTGAAGTACGTCCATCTTGGCTACAAGACCGGCTACGAGGACACCTACGACAAGCAGGTCCGGGAGCTGCTCAAGCAATGAAGCCGCCACGCATCCTCACTTCCGCGGCGGCTGCGCTGCTGGGCCTGTCGCTGCTGACGGGCTGCGCCATCCAGCCCTGGGTCAAGCCCTATGAGCGCGAGCGACTCGCCGATCCCATCATGCAGTTCGCGCAGGACCCGCTGGTGGACAAGCATCGCGAGCATGTGCGCAGCGTACGCGAGGGCGCGCGCGGTGCCACCGGGGTACAGGGAGGTGGTTGTGGCTGCAACTAGCCTTCGCCGCCTGCGCCGACGCCACTGGGCGCGTGTCGCCGGCCTGCTGGGCAGCGTGCTGGCCGCCGGTGCGGCCCGCGGCGTCGACCTGCCGGGCGACCAGGCCGAGGCGCTGGCCCACGTCTACAAGGGCGGCGGCGTGACCGCCTCCGGCCCGGCGCTGCTGGTGCGCAAGAGCCTGGCCGACAAGGTGTCGCTGTCGGCCTCCTATTACGTGGATGCGGTGAGCAACGCGTCGATCGACGTCGTCACCACCGCCAGCCCCTACCGCGAGCGTCGCACCGAGTACGGCTTCGGTGCCGACTACGTGGTCCGCGACTCCAAGCTCACGCTGGGCTTCACCCACAGCAAGGAGCCCGACTACACGGCCGACACCATGAGCTTCGACGTGAGCCAGGAGGTGTTCGGCGGCATGACCACCGTGAACCTGGGCTTCACGCGCGGCTCCGACAAGGTCGGCAAGAAGGACTCGCCCGAGTTCTCGGACTACGCCCGGCACTGGCAGTACCGCCTGGGCGCGACGCAGATCCTGACACCGCGCTGGCTGATGAGCGCGAACCTCGAAGTGCTGTCGGACGACGGATTCCTGGGCAGTCCCTACCGCGTGGCGCGCGTGTTCGGCGCCGCCGTGCCCGAGCGCAACCCGCGCACGCGATCGGCGCGAGCCGTCAAGTTCCGCGTGGTTGGCGACCTGGGTTCGCGCGACGCGCTGCGCGCCGAGTACCGCTACTTCTGGGACACCTGGGCCATCAAGGCGCACACCGCGGAGGTTGGCTACAGCCGCTACTTCGGCGAGCTCTGGCTTGGCGATGCCTTCGTGCGCGTGCACACCCAGGACCGTGCGCTGTTCTACAGCGACAACGCCACTGTCGAGACAACCTACATCTCGCGCAACCGCCAGCTGAGCAGCTTCAACAACATCGGGCTGGGCAGCAAGCTGTCCTACACCTTCAAGCAGGTGCCGGGGCAGTACGAGCTGAAGGCGGGCGGTGCGCTGGAGTTCGTTCGCTACAACTTCCGCGATTTCACCGACATCCGCACCGGCAGCCGCTACAGCTTCACCGCCAGCGTGCTGCAGGTCTATGTATCGGCCACCTTCTGAA is drawn from Methylibium petroleiphilum PM1 and contains these coding sequences:
- a CDS encoding TlpA family protein disulfide reductase, encoding MTLILQVPRRQALRLCAGAALGAYAGLCVPAIAPSTTAPDFTLRSMDGPNLRLQEQRGRVVMVNFWATWCGPCRQEMPHLNRLYEKYRASGFVLIGVNVDDDVRKAADVAAKLGVSFPVLLDTDKKVSRQYDLSTMPSTILIDRDGRVKYVHLGYKTGYEDTYDKQVRELLKQ
- a CDS encoding DUF4266 domain-containing protein, which gives rise to MKPPRILTSAAAALLGLSLLTGCAIQPWVKPYERERLADPIMQFAQDPLVDKHREHVRSVREGARGATGVQGGGCGCN
- a CDS encoding DUF3570 domain-containing protein — protein: MAATSLRRLRRRHWARVAGLLGSVLAAGAARGVDLPGDQAEALAHVYKGGGVTASGPALLVRKSLADKVSLSASYYVDAVSNASIDVVTTASPYRERRTEYGFGADYVVRDSKLTLGFTHSKEPDYTADTMSFDVSQEVFGGMTTVNLGFTRGSDKVGKKDSPEFSDYARHWQYRLGATQILTPRWLMSANLEVLSDDGFLGSPYRVARVFGAAVPERNPRTRSARAVKFRVVGDLGSRDALRAEYRYFWDTWAIKAHTAEVGYSRYFGELWLGDAFVRVHTQDRALFYSDNATVETTYISRNRQLSSFNNIGLGSKLSYTFKQVPGQYELKAGGALEFVRYNFRDFTDIRTGSRYSFTASVLQVYVSATF